The sequence TTTCaccaactctctctctttctacaTGATAGGGTGTCCTGCTATATGGCCCACCTGGTACAGGGAAAACACTGTTGGCTAGGGCCGTGGCTCATCATACTGATTGTACTTTCATCAGGGTTTCTGGTTCAGAATTAGTTCAGAAGTATATTGGAGAAGGTTCCAGAATGGTTAGGGAACTTTTTGTCATGGCCAGGTTTGTTTTTATCTTCTTAATAAATCACATGCTCAGTTTCTTCATAAtgttatatatgtgtgtgtgtgtgtgtgtgtgtgtgtttcacGTGTTCCCCTGTTCTTCCTTTTGTTGTATTGCTTTTTATGCTTTCTTTGTAGCTGAATAggctttgctttgtttatggaaaaatggataaggaaaaagaaaatttttttccgTGTTAATGCTCAGCTGAGTAGTATTGAAGTCTTTTCATACTATGAAATAAAATtctgtgtctatatatatatctggCCTAGATGTCTCACCAAGTGGCACCTTTGAATGTACAAAGGAACCACTTTgcaatttaattggatttttgatGTGGTACAAAATATATTCATCTGTATCTGATATGTTTCAGTTGTAGAGTTACCTGTGATCATTCAGCAGTCTgaatacaaaaaagaagagagattgtCATGCATTAATGTTTCTGGTTTTACAATTCTATTAAACTAAGCATTTTGGATAtcaacttctctctttttctttggcaGGGAACATGCTCCATCAATCATATTTATGGATGAAATAGACAGTATTGGATCTGCTCGAATGGAATCTGGTAGTGGCAATGGTGACAGTGAAGTGCAGCGGACTATGCTGGAGCTTCTCAACCAGCTGGATGGATTTGAagcatcaaataaaataaaggtatcGTGTGTGTTTTCAGTATGCAGAttgggttgtttagtttttggtgCTTTTCTTTATTGTGACCTCTACCTACAATATCTTGATCTTTGACAGGTTTTGATGGCTACCAATCGGATTGATATTCTGGATCAAGCTCTCCTTAGGCCAGGGCGAATTGACAGGAAGATTGAATTTCCTAATCCTAATGAGGAGGTACATGTCACTGTAACCAACAGCATAGTGtttttgtgtatatttttgtACATATTTGCCCTTATTCTCCATAGTaagtgcttttgtttttttttttcttcctttaaaaAATGTGTTCTAGTGTTTCTAGTTTCTGAAGGTTAATAGTAATTTCTCAGTTGTGTGAgatattttttacttattctTAGCACGCCTCAGTAATCTTAATCTGTAGTTTGTAACATCTTAGTTTATCTTGTGATTGGAAAGTGGTCGCTATGTGATGTTTGGTGGGTTATTTAAATTTGCTGAAATGTTGTTTTTCTAATCCTGCAATTGGCATTCTATCAGATGCAATTTGCAGCTCGTCTGTTTTCTTGTCTCATGTCATGTACTCATGtagttttgatattttaattctaaagcaacatcttatttaattttgagtTCTTTTTAGCATGGAGTTTTCTGACCTTCCAGTTGAATATTCCTCTAATTGATGTATGAGTGAATTTTAGTTTCTTGTAgtcttgttttctctttttagcaTTGCATTTTCTTGTGCGTTTATTCTTCCTGACCTTCTTTCTGAATATACCTAAGAgatatatgtttaaatttatatatgtttaattgGTTACAATATGTAAGAGTGAATTTATGAATATTTCAATTGGTGCCTATAATGTCTAATCTGAAATGAATTCCTTGTTGCATGGTAATAATGAATGTAATTCTTACAAGGTGCATATACTTATGTGTATAAAATGCAGTCTcgttttgatattttaaaaatacattcaAGAAGAATGAACCTGATGCGTGGGATTGATCTGAAGAAAATAGCCGAGAAGATGAATGGTGCATCTGGTGCAGAGCTCAAGGTATGTTTCACACTAGATGAATGGGCTTTAATGTCTGGctttggatgttatttacttcTCCATTGACTGAGCCATGGCAGGTTGTGAGTAATTAGATGcgattttggtgattttttattatttttaattcattggtTGAACTTTAATGTAAGGAAGCATGGACACCGACACAAGACACAGTGACACAACaattctcaaataattaggaCATGATATCTTGGGGACTGGGGACACCatgtttaaataacaaataaatacatatttttaggtacattttatatattttagggCATAATTTTTTAGTACCAATCTGATATTTGGTAGTCATTTTATCTACAAacaattcaatttcaaaaagaaatagaacaaTACAActaaatgataatttttaacaataaattgaCCATAAAGTACTAATAAATAATAGTTTATAACTATAACtaattaacaattataaaaagaatGATTACAAGTCAAAATTTTACTGGACCTTAATTTAAGAGTGATTAAAAGTCAAAACCAGACCATAATTTATTGGTAAGGAGTTATCTTTAAGAACTTAATTAaaacttttatactttataacttttttttttaaaaaagggtaTATTAAAACCCCATGTCTTGATAGATACGAGAGAGTACTCAATAGAACTCActagaaaccaaaaaagaaacaggGTCAAAAGCATTAGGAAGAATAGAACAGGGGCAGGTGGGTGATGGAGTTTAAACAAACAGTGAATTGGGTTTACTGACGAGAAATCAGTGATGGAGCTTTGAGAAATGAGATGGGTTGCTGATCTGACACTAACGATGGTCGACAAGGTGCAATTGCACTATTGGGCCACCAATCTAACATTGAGAAAGTTGAGGATGGctgatggtttttttttggtcagtCATGTCGTGACTGTATTGAGCTTGTGTCCtgatttaaaaacaatttttttgaatgaCACTCCACAGACATGCATATAGCCTTCTGAGGTGTGTTCATGTCCAAAACGGACATGCGGCTATTTTTGCTGTGTTTGTGCTTCCTAGCGTGAAACTGTTTGGATATGTCCCAAAACTTTTGTAACCAGTAGTTTGTGGTGGTGAAGTGCATCGGCACCTATTGCTAGacacttttttccttttccttctctattttttcataAGCCATCATCTACTGAGAATCTTAATACCTAGCtcttaaatatttgaattatctTAACCAAATCTTGTGTTGATACTTGTAATGCTTGAGGGAGTCTATGCAGCAAAAATATGTGAACTTGAGTCAATTAGGTTAAACAGCCTTGGttaaaaacttcaaatttggaGATGACCTCTAGTTCAAGTGCTTCCTTCCTTGTGAAGGTGAAGTTTAGGTACAAAGTTAAACCCAGGGTAAGGGTCGTCAATGGGCCGGCCCGGCCCATGGGCATAATGGGCTATTAGCTAGTTAACGGGCCAGGTCGGGCTGGGCCGAAAGAGAAAACCTCAGCCCATGACCCTgcccatgggcaatgcccattttGTCCTTAGCGAGGTGGGTTATCGGGTTGGGCCTAATGGGCTACCCATGGGGTTGTGttagcatattattttattatttttataaggaaagaatcaattttttataaggaaataatcaatctattttttaaaggaaagaattaaagaatttaatacttaattacaaatttttttacagtcaaatctatttaattttttgttttgttgatgaaaacctatttaatttttttattaaggctttaaatggttttttatttttatctttaataaaaaaaaatgtcaaatggttaattcaaatttgctagactactagaaaaatatatatttagtaaactaaATTTAGCACAATTACTTTGAGTATCTTAGTGGTTGAGGGAGTTTTCTTAAGAAATTCCTTTATAATATCTCAGGATCAATTCTTCATACacttcctatatatttttgttatgaattatgaGTTATTGGGCTGGGTTAACAGGTTGGGCTACTGGGCTAGCCCATTGGGTACCCATGGGCATAAAAACTAGCCCATGGCTTGACCCACTAAGCTAGTGGGCTACTCATGGGCCTCAATAACAACGGGCCGGGCCGCCCATTGGCCCGGTGGGCCGTCGGGTTTCTAGGTCAGGCTATGGGCCgtgggctatttgatgacccttaacCCAGGGTGCATGTAACTTgcccataaaaatttaaaaatttcaactaTTTAAATAGATTCATCTCTTATTGAAAGTATTTGGCAAGCATGTCAAAATAGGCTTCATTCTTGTACTCAGGGAAGGTTATCACAGCATTAACCACAGGTTGTTTGATCTTACATatcaggaaaagaaaaaaaaaaaagaaaaaaaagaagaagaagaagaaaacaggtTGTTTGATGTAATGCTCCCAGGTTATAGCTGCAGCGGCTGCTGTTGACTTGTTTGATTTTATTCAGTGTTTTCCCCCTTAAAGATTGCCagtattttattcaatttaaacaatCTCAAGTCTCTTGGATGGATTTGGACAGAATGATAAGTATAGTCTTGTTAATTCCATAACGAGCTATTGCACTGGGCTATTAAAGTCTTCAGAAGTGAAGGATTGTGTGTTTTCTCTGTGCATAATCATATTGTCAcacattttttccttttttttctgcAGGCTGTGTGCACAGAAGCTGGGATGTTTGCTCTGAGGGAGAGGAGGGTTCATGTAACACAAGAAGATTTTGAGATGGCAGTGGCAAAGGTAATGAAGAAGGAGACCGAGAAAAACATGTCATTGCGGAAGCTATGGAAGTAGTGTTCCTATATGTTAATGTTTTGTTTCACTCCACCACCCTTTGAGCCATTGATCTGTGGCTTTGTTCTTTACACACAGCCAACAGTTCTGTTCTTTGTATGGATATAAAAAACAGTGCGGGGGTGCCTACACTTTGTTGAAGTTTTTAAAATACCACTGGcatctttgtttattttgttaaatattcttttgtgatacatttttatgtaatatGTGTTTTACTTCAATTATCTGACAACAATGTCCCTTGACAATGACTGTCAATCTTTTATCAATCTATTGGTTAGACGACCAGAATGATAATTAAAAATCTGTGCTTAGTGGACAAGCACGTGGCTTAGTTTTCTGGGCATGTGTAGCTGTAGCATGGGACATAGCACTCAGGGATCAATCATAACATGTAGTGCTAGTTGTGCTCGGTTTTGGGCTTCTGTTCTCCtccaaaagaaaagagttttgGAATTCTATCAGGTTTCATAATGCATTGGATCTTACAATTTGATTCCTCCAAGCATTGGTTTAGTGGTTCTCGAGGTTTTATGAGATCCATGAGGTGTTGGATTTTAGAGATTATTTCTTGGAATTATTAAGTGTGTGGAATGAAGTTAAATATATTAGGGGAATAGTCAAATATTCAAAAAagtttggatattttaaaaaataaaaaccaataaagatgaaagagatgaCCTTGTTAGAGGTTATGATCTCAGTTTTAAGTGGAGGTGCATTCTAGTGTTAGCTTGGTTACCTTGGTAGGGTTGTAAATGAGCTAATTAGagtaaaaaattgtttttatttgtttagcAAACTATTCAAGTTGAAGTCTAAGTTTAGGCTcaacaataaaataagttaaatttaaacataataatgtgtttgtaaaaaaattcgcGAAATAAAACTAGATttaacaatttatatatttatttgtgtaAATGTATACTTATATAGACTTGAAACtgtattgaataattttgtaaatagatttatatgatatcaaattattatttatagttttattttttttattttttttataatatcataAACAATTCatttatagtaaaaatttataaatttgtgaAAAGATCAAAAAATTTAGACATGATTTTaccatataaaagaaaagaataagttaattaaCTAGCTTGTCAATAAACTTGAGCTTAATCGACGAGAAAATGAACTAAATTTGAACATATAGTCTTATATAGTAACGAGTTAGAACTcgaattatattcaaaataaaattaaaagaacaagtttaaacttttaatattcAACTCAATTCTCTTGTTTATAGTTCTCTACCTAAATTTGTCTGGAGGTATGCTCTAGTATTAGCTTGGTCCCCTCATCAATGTG is a genomic window of Quercus lobata isolate SW786 chromosome 2, ValleyOak3.0 Primary Assembly, whole genome shotgun sequence containing:
- the LOC115977017 gene encoding 26S proteasome regulatory subunit 8 homolog A → MATVGIEAVAAPAEETCSAKASKQGEGLRQYYLQHIHELQLQVRQKTHNLNRLEAQRNELNSRVRMLREELQLLQEPGSYVGEVVKVMGKNKVLVKVHPEGKYVVDIDKNIDITKITPSTRVALRNDSYVLHLILPSKVDPLVNLMKVEKVPDSTYDMIGGLDQQIKEIKEVIELPIKHPELFESLGIAQPKGVLLYGPPGTGKTLLARAVAHHTDCTFIRVSGSELVQKYIGEGSRMVRELFVMAREHAPSIIFMDEIDSIGSARMESGSGNGDSEVQRTMLELLNQLDGFEASNKIKVLMATNRIDILDQALLRPGRIDRKIEFPNPNEESRFDILKIHSRRMNLMRGIDLKKIAEKMNGASGAELKAVCTEAGMFALRERRVHVTQEDFEMAVAKVMKKETEKNMSLRKLWK